From one Salvelinus sp. IW2-2015 linkage group LG11, ASM291031v2, whole genome shotgun sequence genomic stretch:
- the LOC111970216 gene encoding carboxy-terminal domain RNA polymerase II polypeptide A small phosphatase 2 isoform X1 — translation MESSIITQVQKEDSQLPSKTGQVNKSSPKKPRSRNIFKALFCCLRAQDAPQPPPPAQDTLLPPEDNGTIDKLDLLQNLRYQFHQVPGTSLLPEVTPQDEGKICVVIDLDETLVHSSFKPISNADFIVPVEIEGTTHQVYVLKRPHVDQFLQRMGELFECVLFTASLAKYADPVTDLLDQCGVFGTRLFRESCVFHQGCYVKDLSRLGRQLNKTLILDNSPASYIFHPENAVPVVSWFDDLEDTELLSLLPVFEELSEADDVYAKLQQLRAP, via the exons ATGGAAAGTTCTATTATCACTCAAGTGCAGAAAGAAGATAGTCAACTGCCGTCCAAGACAG GCCAGGTGAACAAATCTTCCCCAAAGAAGCCTCGGAGCCGGAATATCTTCAAAGCGCTTTTCTGTTGCCTCCGAGCACAGGATGCCCCTCAGCCTCCACCCCCTGCCCAGGATACTCTACTCCCTCCTGAGGACAATGGGACGATCGACAAG CTTGATCTACTTCAAAACCTTCGCTACCAGTTTCATCAA GTTCCAGGGACAAGTCTACTGCCCGAGGTAACCCCTCAGGATGAGGGCAAGATCTGTGTGGTCATTGACCTGGATGAGACATTGGTGCACAGCTCCTTCAAG CCCATCAGTAATGCTGACTTCATTGTACCTGTGGAGATTGAAGGAACAACACACCAG GTTTACGTCCTGAAGAGGCCACATGTAGACCAGTTCCTCCAGAGGATGGGAGAGCTGTTTGAGTGTGTTCTCTTCACTGCAAGTCTTGCGAAG TATGCAGACCCAGTGACAGACCTGCTGGATCAGTGTGGTGTGTTCGGAACGCGTCTCTTTCGGGAGTCCTGTGTGTTCCACCAGGGCTGCTACGTCAAGGACCTGAGCCGCCTGGGCCGCCAGCTCAACAAGACCCTCATCCTGGACAACTCCCCCGCCTCCTACATCTTCCATCCGGAGAATGCT gtgCCTGTGGTGTCCTGGTTTGACGACCTGGAGGACACTGAGCTGCTGAGCCTCCTACCCGTCTTTGAGGAGCTGAGTGAGGCGGACGACGTCTATGCCAAGCTGCAGCAGCTACGAGCCCCCTGA
- the LOC111970216 gene encoding carboxy-terminal domain RNA polymerase II polypeptide A small phosphatase 2 isoform X2: MESSIITQVQKEDSQLPSKTGQVNKSSPKKPRSRNIFKALFCCLRAQDAPQPPPPAQDTLLPPEDNGTIDKVPGTSLLPEVTPQDEGKICVVIDLDETLVHSSFKPISNADFIVPVEIEGTTHQVYVLKRPHVDQFLQRMGELFECVLFTASLAKYADPVTDLLDQCGVFGTRLFRESCVFHQGCYVKDLSRLGRQLNKTLILDNSPASYIFHPENAVPVVSWFDDLEDTELLSLLPVFEELSEADDVYAKLQQLRAP; the protein is encoded by the exons ATGGAAAGTTCTATTATCACTCAAGTGCAGAAAGAAGATAGTCAACTGCCGTCCAAGACAG GCCAGGTGAACAAATCTTCCCCAAAGAAGCCTCGGAGCCGGAATATCTTCAAAGCGCTTTTCTGTTGCCTCCGAGCACAGGATGCCCCTCAGCCTCCACCCCCTGCCCAGGATACTCTACTCCCTCCTGAGGACAATGGGACGATCGACAAG GTTCCAGGGACAAGTCTACTGCCCGAGGTAACCCCTCAGGATGAGGGCAAGATCTGTGTGGTCATTGACCTGGATGAGACATTGGTGCACAGCTCCTTCAAG CCCATCAGTAATGCTGACTTCATTGTACCTGTGGAGATTGAAGGAACAACACACCAG GTTTACGTCCTGAAGAGGCCACATGTAGACCAGTTCCTCCAGAGGATGGGAGAGCTGTTTGAGTGTGTTCTCTTCACTGCAAGTCTTGCGAAG TATGCAGACCCAGTGACAGACCTGCTGGATCAGTGTGGTGTGTTCGGAACGCGTCTCTTTCGGGAGTCCTGTGTGTTCCACCAGGGCTGCTACGTCAAGGACCTGAGCCGCCTGGGCCGCCAGCTCAACAAGACCCTCATCCTGGACAACTCCCCCGCCTCCTACATCTTCCATCCGGAGAATGCT gtgCCTGTGGTGTCCTGGTTTGACGACCTGGAGGACACTGAGCTGCTGAGCCTCCTACCCGTCTTTGAGGAGCTGAGTGAGGCGGACGACGTCTATGCCAAGCTGCAGCAGCTACGAGCCCCCTGA